The Streptomyces nigra genome includes the window CGGACAGCGACAGCGAGCGCCGGTGCGCGCGGCTGCTGCGCGAGCGGCTCACCGCCGAACTCGCCGTGCACGACGCCGACGAGGGGCTGCGCGCGGTCGGCAACATGGCGACGCCCGCCCACACGGTCCGCGAGATCTTCACGGTGACGCCGAGCGAGACCGACGAGGACTGGGCGGCGATCGCCGAGCGGCTGCGCGCCGTGCCGGCGGCCTACGCGGGCTACCGGGAGTCCCTGGAGCTCGGCCTGGAGCGGGAGCTGTACGCGGCGCCGCGGCCGACGGCCACGTTCGTCGAGCAGCTCACCGAGTGGGCGGGCCCGGACGGCGGGCGCGGCTGGTTCGAGGACTTCGCCGCCGGCGGCCCCGAGGCGCTGCGCACCGAGCTGGACGAGGCCGCCAGGGCGGCGACGGCAGCCGTGGCCGGGCTGCGGGACTGGATGCGGGACGTGTACACGCCGGCGATCGAGGGCGCACCGAACACGGCGGGCCGCGAGCGGTACGCCCGCTGGGTGCGCTACTTCAACGGCATCGACCTGGACCTGGACGAGGCGTACGCCTACGGGTGGTCCGAGTACCACCGGCTGCTCGGCGAGATGAGGAAGGAGGCCGAGCGCGTCCTGCCGGGTGCGGCGACCCCGTGGGTGGCGCTGGCGCACCTCGACGAGCACGGCAAGCACATCGAGGGCGTGGACGAGGTCCGCGACTGGCTGCAGGGCCTGATGGACGAGGCCATCGAGAAGCTGGACGGCACGCACTTCGAACTCGCCGAGCCGGTACGGAAGGTGGAGTCCCGTATCGCCCCGCCCGGCGGCGCGGCGGCCCCCTACTACACGCCTCCGTCGGAGGACTTCTCGCGGCCGGGCCGC containing:
- a CDS encoding DUF885 domain-containing protein codes for the protein MSDTNTPLPREVADAYVDELVALDPFTGTYLGVKESSSRLPDLSPAGQEALAELQRATLARLDEAERRPGADSDSERRCARLLRERLTAELAVHDADEGLRAVGNMATPAHTVREIFTVTPSETDEDWAAIAERLRAVPAAYAGYRESLELGLERELYAAPRPTATFVEQLTEWAGPDGGRGWFEDFAAGGPEALRTELDEAARAATAAVAGLRDWMRDVYTPAIEGAPNTAGRERYARWVRYFNGIDLDLDEAYAYGWSEYHRLLGEMRKEAERVLPGAATPWVALAHLDEHGKHIEGVDEVRDWLQGLMDEAIEKLDGTHFELAEPVRKVESRIAPPGGAAAPYYTPPSEDFSRPGRTWLPTMGQTRFPVYDLVSTWYHEGVPGHHLQLAQWAYVAGNLSRYQASIGMVSANVEGWALYAERLMDELGFLTDPEHRLGYLDAQMMRAARVIVDIGMHLELEIPADSPFHPGERWTPELAQEFFGAHSSRPADFVESELTRYLTIPGQAIGYKLGERAWLLGREKARQRHGDAFDLKAWHMAALSQGSLGLDDLVDELAAL